Part of the Tolypothrix sp. PCC 7910 genome, CCGTAGAAGAGGGGCTATGGGATTGGAATTTAAGGACAGGGGAAGTATATCGTAGCCCACGTTGGCTTTCTATGCTGGATTATGCCCCAGAAGAAATAGAAAGCAATATCAAAGCTAAAAATCAGTTGATCCATCCAGAGGATCTAGCTTTAATGCGACAAAAACTGATCGCCCACTTCCGGGGTGAAACTCCTGTTTATGAAGCAGAACTACGTTTACTCGCTAAATCTGGAGAATGGAAGTGGATTTTGGATCGGGGTAAGTTGGTGCGTCACAATTCCCAAGGAAAACCCTTGAGAATGGTAGGCACACATTTGGATATTACCAAGCACAAACAGGCAGCAGCAGATCTACAGCAGCAATATCAACGTGCTATGCTGCTCCAGCAAATTACCGAAGAAATTCGTCAGTCTTTGCAAGCGCCGCAAATTCTTCAGACAACAGTCACACAAGTACAGCGAATTTTGCAGAGCGATCGCGTCATTATTTGCCAAATTCACCCAGATGGTTCGGGAAAAATTATTCAAGAAGCTGTAGTTCCGGGATGGTTGGTGACTCTCGGTCACGATATTTACGATCCCTGCTTGAAAGATAGATACCTAAATTTGTATCGTCAGGGCAAGACAACAATGGTTGCTGATTTGGAGGAAGCTGCATTAGAGCCTTGCTATGTAGAAGTTTTACAGCAATTTCAGGTAAAAGCTAATTTAGTCGTACCGATTCGCGTGCGAGAAAATTTGTGGGGGTTACTGATTGTTCATCAATGCGATCGCCCGAGACAATGGACGCAATGGGAAGTGGATTTGCTCAAATATCTCGCCGATCAAATGGGTATTGCTCTGACCCAAGCGCAATTACTGGCTCAGGAAACTCATCAAGCCTCTCTCTTAGCACAGCAGAATGAACAGCTGAACTTTGCCAAGCAAGCTGCAGAAGCTGCCAATATCGCTAAGGGTAATTTTCTGGCTACCATGAGCCATGAAATTCGTACCCCCATGAATGCGATCATCGGCATGACAGGACTACTTTTGGATACTCCTTTGCAGCCTGAGCAACTGGATTTTGTGGAAACTATCCGCAACAGTGGTGATGCCTTATTAACGATTATCAATGATATTCTGGACTTTTCTAAAATCGAGTCTGGCAAGCTGGATCTGGAAGAACAGCCCTTTGACTTGCGGGTATGTATCGAGGAAGCCTTAGATTTGTTGGCTCCCCAGGCGGCCTCAAAAGGTATTGAATTGATGTATCAATTGGATTCAGACATCCCGACGCAAATTATTGGTGATATTACCCGCTTACGCCAAATTTTCTGGAATTTGCTCAGTAATGCTGTGAAATTTACCAATGAGGGGGAAATAGTTGTGGCGATCGCGGCCCAACCATCAGTTCTGCAACGGGGAACTACACCCACCGAACCGCAAATCTACGAGTTTCAATTTGCCGTTAGAGACACAGGTATTGGCATCCCGCGCGATCGCCTGGATCGATTGTTCAAGCCTTTTAGCCAAGTTGATGCTTCCATGACTAGACGTTATGGCGGTACTGGATTGGGGTTAGCTATCAGCACCCGTCTGTGCGAGTTGATGGGCGGGAGAATGTGGGTAGAAAGTGAAGTAGGTAGAGGTTCTACCTTTTATTTCAACCTAACATTATTAGTTGATCCTGCTGGTCTTAATAGCACCTTAATTTTTGATTTAGATTTACGCGGTCAAAGGTTACTCTTGGTAGCAGCTAATGCCAATTTAAGAAAATGTTTAACTTCCCAACTTCAAACTTTGGGATTATATGTCCAAGCTGTAGAATCTAACGTGGCAGCTCTGCACTGGATACGTCAACAAACCACTTTTGACCTAGCTGTATTAGATATTGATAGTCCACAGATCAATGTTCTCAACTTAACATCTCAAATCCGCGCCATACCCAGACACCAAAATTTACCTTTAATCATGCTCAGTTCTAAAGGCAAGCAAACTCTAGAGGTAAAACAAATGGCAGCTGAGTTTCATGCTTATTTGCATAAACCAGTGCGGCAGTATCAATTACATCAAACTTTATTAGAAATTATTCGTAGTGCTGGCTCTAACCAAGTTGACCCCAAAGCCACCATACCTTCTTACTCTCGTTTACCGACTGCAACTGTCCCAGAACGCGATAAGCAGACTGTGCAAAACTTACCACTGAAGATTTTGCTGGTAGAAGATGGGTTAGTGAATCAGAAAGTCGCCCTGAAATTGCTCGAGCGTTTAGGTTACCGAGCAGATGTAGCTAATCACGGACGGGAAGCCCTAGAAGCATTGCAACGACAAATATATGATGTTGTGTTTATGGATCTGCAAATGCCAGAAATGGATGGTTTAGAAACCACCCGCCGGATTCGCAAAGAACTCCCACCTGCTGCTCAACCTCGCATAATTGCCATGACTGCTCATGCGCGCCCAGAAGACCGTCAGGAGTGCTTAAGTGTTGGTATGGATGACTACATTAGTAAGCCTATTAGTCTAGAAGCGATCGCTGCAATTCTTAAAAAGTCAGATATTTAGTTGAAACCTTGAATTATGCTAGCGTGGAAGCAAGAAGCAGGGTACAAATAATAATGGATAAAACAGTAACACTCGAAGACGCATTAAACTTAGTAAAAGAGCTTTCGTTGATAGATAAAATCCGC contains:
- a CDS encoding response regulator; translated protein: MTNDRATGLRQFSLTPDQLTTLFPFHLVIDREMKIVQVGEVIQRILEPIAIANTYLEDHFQVTRLKCSKRSLFVLESHDHKIHLKGEMVYMEASDQVLFHGYPQMRDIAELQKLNLQVNDFPLYDSVPDDVATLQNQNTADITHQQAELEATTARLRTLIESLHFGVLIADENQKILLVNQQLCDQFQLSIPAAALEGLDCRQAVENCKQLFAEPEKFVQDLEEIHCQRKVVVHQQWQLQDGRTIAQDYVPIVVEQKFYGHLWKYRDITLENQSKNALQLSEERLQLALDAVEEGLWDWNLRTGEVYRSPRWLSMLDYAPEEIESNIKAKNQLIHPEDLALMRQKLIAHFRGETPVYEAELRLLAKSGEWKWILDRGKLVRHNSQGKPLRMVGTHLDITKHKQAAADLQQQYQRAMLLQQITEEIRQSLQAPQILQTTVTQVQRILQSDRVIICQIHPDGSGKIIQEAVVPGWLVTLGHDIYDPCLKDRYLNLYRQGKTTMVADLEEAALEPCYVEVLQQFQVKANLVVPIRVRENLWGLLIVHQCDRPRQWTQWEVDLLKYLADQMGIALTQAQLLAQETHQASLLAQQNEQLNFAKQAAEAANIAKGNFLATMSHEIRTPMNAIIGMTGLLLDTPLQPEQLDFVETIRNSGDALLTIINDILDFSKIESGKLDLEEQPFDLRVCIEEALDLLAPQAASKGIELMYQLDSDIPTQIIGDITRLRQIFWNLLSNAVKFTNEGEIVVAIAAQPSVLQRGTTPTEPQIYEFQFAVRDTGIGIPRDRLDRLFKPFSQVDASMTRRYGGTGLGLAISTRLCELMGGRMWVESEVGRGSTFYFNLTLLVDPAGLNSTLIFDLDLRGQRLLLVAANANLRKCLTSQLQTLGLYVQAVESNVAALHWIRQQTTFDLAVLDIDSPQINVLNLTSQIRAIPRHQNLPLIMLSSKGKQTLEVKQMAAEFHAYLHKPVRQYQLHQTLLEIIRSAGSNQVDPKATIPSYSRLPTATVPERDKQTVQNLPLKILLVEDGLVNQKVALKLLERLGYRADVANHGREALEALQRQIYDVVFMDLQMPEMDGLETTRRIRKELPPAAQPRIIAMTAHARPEDRQECLSVGMDDYISKPISLEAIAAILKKSDI